One genomic segment of Falsiruegeria litorea R37 includes these proteins:
- a CDS encoding helix-turn-helix transcriptional regulator, with protein sequence MSPDMAPDKLGQLILSVGTEQFGETLQDWLDAVCVFDNIGILAFFQGRPPRVFYTHARTSRVFDRIDSQYVGGAYLLDPFFGLHQSKAPAGLYRLSDVAPDQFQRNEYFKSYYRNTTLTDELAFFCSPAPGVSITVCIGRDETTGSRFSTKDREGATRIAPVVNALVCRNWGDLRSEENTTPPDVAGDLRQRLEQDKGIALSGRQSEVALLVLKGHSSISIGLTLGISPQTVKVIRKQLYKKCQISSQGELYYLIAPYLSGQSD encoded by the coding sequence ATGTCCCCCGATATGGCACCAGACAAGCTGGGGCAGCTGATCTTGTCCGTAGGTACCGAACAGTTTGGCGAAACCCTTCAAGATTGGCTTGATGCGGTTTGCGTGTTCGACAACATCGGTATCTTGGCGTTCTTTCAGGGTCGCCCGCCGCGCGTGTTTTACACTCACGCGCGCACCAGCCGCGTTTTTGATCGGATCGACAGCCAATACGTTGGCGGCGCCTATCTGCTGGACCCATTTTTTGGCTTGCACCAAAGCAAGGCCCCTGCGGGCCTCTATCGTTTGTCGGATGTTGCCCCCGATCAGTTTCAGCGGAACGAGTATTTCAAATCCTACTATCGAAACACGACGCTGACGGATGAGCTGGCGTTCTTTTGCTCGCCCGCGCCGGGAGTTTCGATCACGGTTTGCATCGGGCGGGATGAAACCACGGGCAGCCGGTTTTCTACCAAGGACCGCGAGGGTGCGACCCGGATTGCCCCGGTCGTAAACGCGCTTGTCTGTCGAAATTGGGGCGATCTGAGGTCGGAAGAAAACACCACCCCGCCGGATGTGGCAGGTGATCTGCGTCAACGCCTGGAACAGGACAAGGGGATCGCGCTCAGCGGGCGGCAATCCGAGGTGGCGCTGTTGGTGCTCAAGGGGCACTCGTCCATTTCCATCGGGCTCACCTTGGGGATCAGCCCGCAAACGGTGAAAGTGATCCGCAAACAGCTTTACAAAAAGTGCCAGATCTCGTCT